A genomic region of Alphaproteobacteria bacterium contains the following coding sequences:
- the lpdA gene encoding dihydrolipoyl dehydrogenase, whose product MVETNFDLVVIGAGPGGYVAAIRSAQLGMKTAVVEDEHLGGICLNWGCIPTKALLRSSEIYHLLHHLDEFGFAAKDITIDMKKLVKRSRTIAGQLSKGVAHLLKKNKVTVFDGRGRLAGKGNVHVEKDGDSVADLAAKHIILATGARARTLPGLEPDGKLIWTYKEAMVPDLLPKSLLVVGSGAIGIEFASFYRTLGAEVTVVEVLDRILPVEDEEISALAQKAFERQGMKIITGAQVKALTKGKNDVTATIERDGKTVNLGVERVILAVGIAGNVENLGLEGTKIVVDRTHVAVNEWLETGEPGVYAIGDLVGPPWLAHKASHEGVICVERIAKVEGVHPLDTTNIPGCTYCTPQVASVGLTEARAKEIGHKVRVGRFPYIGNGKAIALGEPEGLVKTVFDADSGELLGAHMIGAEVTELIQGYMVARTLETTEAELMRAVFPHPTLSEMMHESVLDAYGRAIHF is encoded by the coding sequence CTGCCTCAATTGGGGCTGTATCCCGACCAAGGCGTTGTTGCGGTCATCGGAAATCTACCACCTGCTCCATCACCTCGATGAATTCGGCTTCGCCGCCAAAGACATCACCATCGACATGAAGAAATTGGTCAAGCGCTCGCGCACCATTGCCGGACAATTGTCCAAAGGCGTGGCCCATTTGCTCAAGAAGAACAAGGTCACGGTGTTCGACGGACGGGGACGTCTCGCCGGTAAAGGCAACGTCCATGTCGAGAAGGATGGCGATAGCGTCGCGGACCTTGCGGCCAAGCACATCATCCTCGCCACCGGTGCACGGGCCCGGACCCTGCCCGGCCTCGAGCCTGACGGCAAATTGATCTGGACTTACAAGGAAGCCATGGTTCCGGACCTGCTGCCGAAGTCGCTTCTGGTCGTCGGATCGGGTGCCATCGGCATCGAGTTCGCCAGCTTCTATCGGACGCTCGGCGCTGAAGTTACCGTGGTCGAAGTTCTCGACCGTATCCTCCCTGTCGAGGACGAGGAGATCTCGGCGCTGGCCCAAAAGGCCTTCGAGCGCCAGGGAATGAAGATCATCACCGGTGCCCAGGTCAAGGCGTTGACCAAGGGCAAGAATGATGTCACGGCGACGATCGAACGCGACGGCAAGACTGTCAATCTCGGGGTCGAGCGTGTGATTCTTGCCGTGGGTATCGCCGGAAATGTCGAGAACCTCGGACTCGAGGGAACAAAGATCGTCGTCGATCGGACGCATGTCGCGGTCAACGAATGGCTCGAAACCGGCGAGCCCGGCGTTTACGCAATCGGAGATCTGGTCGGACCGCCGTGGCTCGCGCACAAGGCCAGTCACGAGGGCGTCATTTGCGTCGAGCGGATCGCCAAGGTCGAAGGCGTGCATCCGCTCGACACGACGAACATCCCGGGCTGCACCTATTGCACGCCGCAGGTCGCCAGTGTCGGCCTGACCGAGGCGCGGGCAAAGGAAATCGGGCACAAAGTTCGCGTCGGTCGATTCCCTTACATCGGCAATGGCAAGGCGATTGCGCTCGGTGAGCCGGAGGGCTTGGTCAAGACGGTCTTCGACGCCGATAGCGGAGAATTGCTCGGAGCCCACATGATCGGCGCCGAGGTCACAGAACTGATCCAGGGCTATATGGTGGCGCGCACCCTGGAAACGACGGAGGCGGAGTTGATGCGCGCCGTCTTCCCGCACCCGACCTTGTCCGAGATGATGCATGAATCGGTGCTTGACGCGTACGGGCGCGCCATTCACTTCTAG